One stretch of Sebastes umbrosus isolate fSebUmb1 chromosome 5, fSebUmb1.pri, whole genome shotgun sequence DNA includes these proteins:
- the LOC119488224 gene encoding E3 ubiquitin-protein ligase RNF14-like: protein MNADMEEQEDELLAFHSIFGSEEFVRDETKSAGEIRVSVELPADFTVVLKEGETLRQYEISFLPPLLLTFELPEDYPSSSPPSFTLTCSWLTHTQLSALGAQLTDLYQATGGAVVLFSWVQFLKEDALGFLDIHSLLELPSDEHSTHYDRQDSLNAAPKNNQHTPKSTDNQSCDVSDPCKPDVSAPSLEVGHPIVIPADGQGPSTSDWSSTDSQGAVFLNEGDVSASLLPPSSSSDPLDLSEQGAASQPVHPRESPQNEDQTLSGLSLTPSQTLLSQLLIYNEAQKQRAFATTVFDCGVCFVGWLGSDSVKLPECGHIFCRACLAEFCKVQITDGNVKGVTCPEPDCPATPTPAQVRRLVGEELFSRYDRLLLQLTLDSMGDVVYCPRRSCGTAVIVEKSSNAALCSVCAFAFCVFCKKTYHGTSDCQTKRSTKIQEAQEANADLPQSKEGLMALWDDYSGGSKERRRLLESRYGRYIMRRTVEDYLSSDWVDSNSKHCPHCFCRIEKNGGCNHMTCSQCGQRFCWACLDRFAMGRIGHHVDSPCPLYTA from the exons ATGAAtgcggacatggaggagcaggaAGACGAGCTGCTCGCCTTCCACAGTATCTTTGGTTCGGAGGAGTTCGTCCGGGATGAGACGAAGTCTGCCGGAGAAATCCGAGTATCCGTCGAGCTGCCTGCAGACTTCACTGTAGTTCTCAAAGAAG GTGAAACGCTGAGGCAGTATGAGATATCATTCCTTCCACCTCTGCTTCTGACTTTTGAGCTCCCTGAGGACTAcccatcctcctcccctccctccttcacccTCACCTGCAgctggctcacacacacacag CTCTCTGCGCTGGGTGCTCAGCTCACCGATCTCTATCAGGCCACCGGGGGTGCTGTGGTGCTCTTCTCCTGGGTACAGTTTCTTAAAGAAGATGCCCTCGGGTTCCTGGACATCCATTCTCTGCTGGAGCTCCCATCTGATGAACACAGCACCCATTACGACAGGCAGGACTCATTAAATGCTGCACCAAAGAATAATCAACACACTCCAAAGTCCACAGATAACCAAAGCTGTGATGTCTCAGATCCATGTAAACCGGACGTCTCTGCACCATCATTGGAGGTTGGGCATCCGATAGTGATTCCTGCTGATGGCCAAGGTCCTTCAACGTCAGACTGGAGCAGCACAGACTCTCAGGGAGCAGTCTTCTTAAATGAAGGGGATGTTTCAGCCTCATTATTACCTCCTTCTAGCTCCTCAGACCCACTGGATCTAAGCGAACAAGGAGCTGCTTCTCAGCCGGTCCACCCCAGAGAATCCCCTCAGAATGAAGACCAAACGCTCTCAGGTCTCTCCCTGACTCCGTCACAAACCCTCCTGTCACAGCTCTTGATCTATAACGAGGCTCAGAAACAGAGAGCGTTtgccaccacggtgttcgactGTGGCGTGTGTTTTGTGGGCTGGCTCGGTTCGGACAGTGTGAAGTTGCCCGAGTGTGGCCACATCTTCTGCCGGGCCTGTCTCGCCGAGTTCTGCAAAGTCCAGATAACAGACGGGAATGTCAAGGGCGTCACCTGTCCTGAGCCAGACTGCCCTGCCACCCCTACACCTGCACAG GTGAGGCGTCTGGTCGGGGAGGAGCTGTTCAGCCGCTATGATCGTCTCCTGCTACAGTTAACTCTGGACAGCATGGGTG ATGTGGTGTACTGTCCTCGGCGTTCCTGCGGTACGGCCGTCATCGTGGAGAAATCCAGCAACGCTGCCCTGTGCTCGGTGTGTGCCTTTgccttctgtgttttctgtaagAAGACCTACCATGGAACAAGTGACTGTCAGACAAAGAGGAGCACGAAGATACAGGAAGCACAAGAAGCCAATGCAGACCTGCCACAGTCTAAAG agggGTTGATGGCACTGTGGGACGACTATTCCGGTGGCAGCAAGGAGAGGCGGCGCCTCCTGGAGAGCAGATACGGCCGCTATATAATGCGGCGCACCGTGGAGGATTATCTGAGTTCAGACTGGGTGGACTCAAATAGCAAGCACTGTCCTCACTGCTTCTGCAGAATAGAG AAGAACGGAGGATGTAACCACATGACGTGCTCTCAGTGTGGACAGCGGTTCTGCTGGGCCTGCCTCGACAGATTCGCAATGGGTCGTATAGGCCACCACGTTGACAGTCCGTGCCCTCTCTACACAGCCTAG
- the ankmy1 gene encoding ankyrin repeat and MYND domain-containing protein 1, with protein sequence MLSTCRGVAAAPRGLGGAPELEPGTGRQSGRLRGAQSREGRREGLGVQEWRDLSRYEGDFVNGFKHGKGRYTWRNGEFYEGSFYKDYRHGDGLYSWPTGHKFTGKFYLNRKEGYGQQLFPDGSTFQGLYHSDQRFGPGVFTYPDGRQDVGLWLGERLLRLCTSVKEGFRLKNYPEYAAFMDPAAITDSLTQPPTNGPHTEARTDSEVDTNRDLLLDETFILPPGIESYSTDGDHLPLPPGQRRVLDQHFNGELWEPDAYPHRGYERDPLSTLPLQARMQAHIHKHRLQAENVDWDVAAVLSLNRESFGPKGPLEVSSELLIQHASRGELQAVSEILKTGLVHPDIADSQRNTALIAATVNCHNNVIQLLLDMGAEIDKLNCEGMSALAVCHVLYYPFQSLHTTLAETPAETQGLRSPSASQNSLQISQGDFTTDTPRTEHILHHSSYVSNNSELITERWPGVNERETPADTEHSKVREREEERSSREDESRGEERELESRCDETWENGESEVKGKRESTNGEEDDELGERREIGSRQEDMEEDLEKRVRDNPEEDIKERGSEDVPAAECYIQVLDGHIVLGSVKWRESRAKAAGGVQQGKEDKELTPKPGFDSARSVSSYDIQVTEEAMQRSAEALSRTGIPQCSDTQETVRKMAVMKIKHRVRLNTIKLLLKRGADPNASRVPMPVLFLAIMAADTEAVRRLLLCGARTDIPLSPKRKGLYPLHVAAALPGPEGPRIIELLLHAITNPDAQACDQDEIYEPDKISMKAQEPLNTNENPHLKEGGRTALHVACQREYDYLNASKVVALLLSHGASTDLLWSGHSPLSMAIASGNDLAVEELLKGGADPSIPLGRRVGSALCALANINYHLGGSRIKLLDKLAKAGADILMPVTVGDVMGTAVDYAHYSFNQDLRIAKTPFHALNMQEREIFKARSKLLRMMEELLRRDVCQRERKRERLEKEQHLTSQYNYGYKSWCVYCIYVTGTGFKFCYHCGRSVSMNLTPCKRCKKVFYCSKTCKLRAWERHKEDCIRVSEHVGSADVVKKGVVFKSPRGPKPSSVKLKSHRASKPLSMAENVLEGETKMTGNYSHN encoded by the exons ATGCTGTCGACCTGCAGAGGTGTTGCTGCAGCCCCGAGAGGGCTCGGAGGAGCTCCGGAGCTGGAGCCGGGGACAGGGCGACAGAGCGGCCGCCTCAGAGGAGCTCAAAGCCGGGAAGGGAGACGAGAAGGGCTCGGTGTTCAGGAGTGGCGCGACTTGTCCAGATATGAGGGAGACTTTGTGAATGGGTTCAAACACGGCAAAGGGAGGTACACCTGGAGAAATGGAGAG TTCTATGAGGGCTCTTTCTACAAAGACTACAGGCATGGGGATGGACTGTACAGCTGGCCCACAGGCCACAAGTTCACTGGCAAGTTTTACCTCAACAGAAAGGAAGGATACGGACAACAACTGTTCCCTGATGGATCCACCTTTCAG gGTTTGTACCACTCTGACCAGAGGTTTGGTCCAGGTGTGTTTACTTATCCAGACGGGCGTCAGGATGTGGGTCTGTGGCTCGGGGAGCGCCTGCTAAGGCTCTGTACGTCTGTAAAAGAGGGCTTTCGCCTGAAGAACTACCCTGAATATGCTGCCTTCATGGACCCAGCTGCCATCACAGATTCCCTGACTCAG CCTCCCACTAATGGTCCACATACAGAAGCCAGGACAGACTCTGAG GTGGATACGAACAGAGATCTGCTGTTAGATGAGACATTCATCCTTCCCCCAGGCATAGAGAGTTACTCAACAGATGGTGACCACTTGCCGCTGCCCCCTGGCCAAAGAAGAGTGCTGGATCAACACTTCAATGGCGAGCTGTGGGAGCCAGACGCTTATCCGCACCGAGGCTATGAGCGAGACCCACTCTCCACCCTGCCCTTACAGGCCCGCATGCAGGCTCACATACACAAGCACAG ACTACAGGCTGAAAATGTAGACTGGGACGTGGCAGCTGTTCTCTCACTGAACAGGGAAAGTTTTGGTCCTAAAGGGCCTTTGGAAGTCAGTTCAGAGTTGTTGATCCAGCACGCCTCCCGAGGGGAACTGCAGGCCGTGTCAGAGATCCTCAAGACCGGATTGGTCCACCCCGATATAGCCGATTCACAGAGAAACACTGCACTGATCGCTGCCACA GTAAACTGCCATAACAATGTAATCCAGCTGTTATTGGATATGGGTGCAGAAATTGACAAGTTGAATTGTGAAGGCATGTCTGCCCTGGCTGTGTGTCATGTCCTCTACTACCCTTTTCAGTCTCTGCACACCACTTTGGCTGAGACGCCCGCCGAAACTCAA GGTTTGAGGTCTCCATCTGCATCGCAAAACAGTCTCCAGATCAGCCAAGGGGACTTCACTACAGACACACCCAG GACGGAGCACATCTTACATCACAGCAGTTACGTGTCTAATAACAGTGAGCTCATCACTGAGCGCTGGCCTGGCGTGAATGAACGTGAGACCCCTGCAGACACTGAGCACAGcaaggttagagagagagaagaagaaaggagcAGCAGGGAGGATGAGAGcagaggggaggaaagagagcTAGAGAGCAGATGTGATGAAACGTGGGAAAATGGAGAAAGTGAGGTAAAAGGGAAGAGAGAATCTACGAACggagaggaagatgatgagcttggtgagaggagagaaatagggtCAAGACAAGAGGATATGGAGGAAGATTTGGAGAAGAGAGTAAGGGATAATCCTGAAGAGGATAtaaaggagagaggaagtgaggaCGTGCCTGCTGCGGAGTGTTACATTCAGGTGTTGGATGGTCACATTGTGCTGGGCAGCGTGAAGTGGAGGGAAAGTCGAGCAAAGGCGGCAGGAGGAGTTCAG CAGGGCAAAGAAGACAAAGAGCTGACCCCAAAACCAGGCTTTGACTCCGCCCGCTCCGTCAGCAGCTATGACATCCAGGTCACAGAGGAAGCGATGCAGCGCTCAGCAGAGGCGCTGAGTCGCACCGGGATCCCTCAGTGCTCTGACACACAGGAGACTGTACGCAAAATGGCTGTCATGAAAATTAA ACACCGCGTTCGTTTGAACACCATAAAGCTGTTATTGAAACGGGGAGCCGACCCCAACGCATCCAGGGTCCCCATGCCTGTCCTCTTTTTAGCCATTATGGCAGCTGACACTGAGGCCGTCaggaggctgctgctgtgtggagcTCGCACTGACATTCCCCTTTCACCCAAG AGGAAGGGTCTGTATCCCCTGCATGTAGCTGCAGCACTGCCAGGTCCAGAAGGCCCCAGAATCATAGAGTTGCTGCTCCACGCTATCACTAACCCAGACGCTCAGGCATGCGACCAAGATGAGATCTACGAACCAGATAAG ATTTCCATGAAGGCCCAGGAACCACTGAACACCAATGAGAACCCACATCTCAAAGAAGGAGGCCGTACGGCCCTGCACGTGGCCTGTCAGAGAGAGTATGACTACCTG aatGCCAGCAAGGTGGTCGCCCTCCTGCTCTCCCACGGAGCCAGCACAGACCTCCTCTGGAGTGGACACTCACCTCTCTCTATGGCTATAGCAAGTGGAAATGACCTG GCAGTGGAGGAGCTGTTGAAGGGAGGTGCAGATCCCAGCATCCCCCTGGGTCGCAGGGTGGGCAGCGCCCTGTGTGCCCTCGCCAACATCAACTACCATTTGGGTGGCAGCAGAATTAAGCTg TTGGACAAGTTAGCTAAGGCTGGTGCCGACATCTTGATGCCAGTTACGGTGGGTGACGTTATGGGAACCGCAGTCGACTATGCACACTACTCCTTCAACCAG GACTTGCGTATTGCCAAAACTCCCTTCCACGCTCTGAACATGCAGGAGAGGGAAATATTCAAAGCACGGTCCAAGCTGCTGAGAATGATGGAAGAGCTGCTAAGACGAGATGtttgccagagagagagaaagagagagagattagagaAAGAACAACACCTCACTAGTCAGTACAAT TATGGCTATAAATCAtggtgtgtgtactgtatttatGTAACAGGTACCGGGTTTAAGTTCTGCTATCACTGCGGTCGCTCTGTGTCCATGAACCTGACTCCGTGTAAACGCTGCAAAAAGGTCTTCTACTGCTCCAAGACCTGCAAACTGAGAGCATGGGAAAGACACAAGGAAGATTGTATCCGGGTATCAG AGCATGTAGGATCTGCTGATGTCGTCAAGAAGGGTGTTGTGTTTAAATCCCCAAGAGGCCCCAAGCCCTCGAGTGTCAAGTTGAAATCCCACAGAGCGTCCAAGCCCTTGAGCATGGCAGAGAATGTCTTGGAGGGTGAAACCAAAATGACGGGAAACTACAGCCACAACTGA
- the LOC119488225 gene encoding SUN domain-containing protein 1-like, with the protein MVKRLMLRRSSRLDVAGYYNLQGEPVNSYKETYRRPKKFAPDSQRDTTKKTVRSVPEAKEASGANEASGATRASWNIVIRWLFYMLPVCLGIVNFSPALYMNSTSLDSGPLPLPVPPTKLDTTVLSRTEGLEQQVRMLQDELLKLRRINELPPWHSMPNVALESQGARVLAQLSSKTYQSTKPSLFIRFWKFLIPSWRPAADPSIVTQGGPIMVGRCWPFHGERGHLVIALSQKVTISHVTLGHISKTVSPTGNISSAPKMFAVYGMKTKEDEGTLLGNFLYDQNGESVQDFKLSDQEEGVFSHVKLKVESNWGNPDYTCVYNFRVLGII; encoded by the exons ATGGTTAAAAGGC TCATGTTACGTAGAAGCTCTAGACTGGACGTCGCAGGATACTACAACCTTCAAGGAGAACCAGTCAATTCCTACAAGGAGACTTACAG AAGACCTAAGAAGTTTGCTCCAGACAGCCAAAGAGACACCACCAAGAAAACCGTTAGGTCTGTACCTGAGGCCAAAGAGGCCAGCGGGGCCAACGAGGCCAGCGGGGCCACCAGGGCCAGCTGGAACATCGTTATTCGCTGGCTGTTCTACATGCTGCCCGTGTGTCTTG GAATTGTAAACTTCTCCCCGGCTCTCTACATGAACAGCACCTCTCTGGACTCAGGACCCTTACCGTTACCTGTCCCACCAACCAAGCTGGATACGACC GTCTTGAGCAGAACTGAAGGGCTGGAGCAGCAGGTGAGAATGCTGCAGGATGAGCTGCTGAAGTTAAGGAGGATCAACGAGCTGCCACCATGGCACTCTATGCCCAACGTTGCTCTGGAGTCGCAAG GGGCCCGTGTTTTAGCTCAATTATCCTCAAAAACATACCAAAGCACAAAACCATCTCTTTTCATTCGTTTCTGGAAATTCCTGATACCTTCTTGGAGACCAGCTGCAGACCCAAGTATCGTGACTCAG GGAGGACCAATCATGGTCGGACGCTGCTGGCCATTTCATGGTGAGCGTGGACATTTAGTCATAGCCCTGTCCCAGAAAGTGACCATCAGCCATGTGACACTGGGTCACATTTCAAAGACCGTGTCGCCAACTGGCAACATCTCGAGCGCCCCAAAAATGTTTGCTGTCTAT GGCATGAAGACTAAAGAGGATGAAGGTACCCTACTAGGAAACTTTCTTTATGATCAGAACGGCGAGTCAGTGCAGGATTTCAAACTGTCT GATCAGGAAGAAGGTGTCTTCAGCCATGTGAAGCTGAAAGTCGAGAGCAACTGGGGAAATCCTGACTACACTTGCGTGTACAATTTCAGGGTCCTTGGGATCATATAG
- the LOC119488226 gene encoding uncharacterized protein LOC119488226, whose protein sequence is MLRRSSRLDIAGYYNLQGEPVISYRETSTYRRPKRFAHDSRKDTTKKMVRFVPEAKEASGVRGANEASRNSINRWLFYMLFVCLGIVNFTLALSMNSNSLDTVLSRTEGLEQQVRMLQNEVLRLKRINELPPSDSMPNFALESQGARLLAHLSSKTYQSAKPTFSIPIWNFSIPFWRPTADPSIVTQGGPIVVGRCWPFHGHED, encoded by the exons ATGTTACGTAGAAGCTCTCGACTGGACATCGCAGGATATTACAACCTTCAAGGAGAACCAGTCATTTCCTACAGGGAGACTTCTACTTACAG AAGACCTAAGAGGTTTGCTCATGACAGTCGAAAAGACACCACCAAGAAAATGGTCAGGTTTGTACCTGAGGCCAAAGAGGCCAGCGGGGTCAGAGGGGCCAACGAGGCCAGCAGGAACAGCATTAATCGCTGGCTGTTCTACATGCTGTTCGTGTGTCTTG GAATTGTAAACTTCACCCTGGCTCTATCCATGAACAGCAACTCTCTGGATACG GTCTTGAGCAGAACTGAAGGGCTGGAGCAGCAGGTGAGAATGCTGCAGAACGAGGTGCTGAGGTTAAAGAGGATCAACGAGCTGCCACCATCGGACTCTATGCCCAACTTTGCTCTGGAGTCGCAAG gGGCCCGTCTTTTAGCTCACTTATCCTCAAAAACATACCAAAGCGCAAAACCAACCTTTTCCATTCCTATCTGGAATTTTTCCATACCTTTTTGGAGACCAACTGCGGACCCAAGTATTGTGACTCAG GGAGGACCAATCGTGGTCGGACGCTGCTGGCCATTTCATG GGCATGAAGACTAA